In one Polaribacter sp. ALD11 genomic region, the following are encoded:
- the topA gene encoding type I DNA topoisomerase yields the protein MAKNLVIVESPAKAKTIEKFLGKDFQVESSYGHIADLPSKELGIDVDGDFSPKYIVSDDKKPVVKKLRALAKKADTVWLASDEDREGEAIAWHLKEQLELKDEKTKRIVFHEITKNAILKAVENPRDIDYNMVNAQQARRVLDRLVGYELSPVLWRKVKGGLSAGRVQSVAVRLIVERERSILDFNAETHYKVVAQFSNNEGKTFKATIPKNFDTKKTAENFLNSCANADFSIADLTKKPAKKSPAAPFTTSTLQQEASRKLGFPVGKTMQVAQRLYEAGLITYMRTDSLNLSVDARNAAEEEITNYYGAEYSKQRVFKTKAKGAQEAHEAIRPTNMKMHAIDTEYDQTRLYDLIWKRTLASQMSDAQLERTNVKIENSENSKIFTANGEMIRFEGFLKVYLEGNDDDEGEEQAGMLPNLKVKDKLDYTFINATQRFTSPPYRFTEASLVKQLEELGIGRPSTYAPTISTVQKRGYVEKGQNEGIEREYQQLILSNGTVKGEALTEKTGSDKNKLVPTDIGNIVNDFLVNNFSNILDFGFTARVESSFDDISEGDADWIEMIKGFYTKFHDNVEDVKENAERESGERILGKHPESGKTVLVRLGKFGPIAQIGAPEDEEKVFASLNKDQNLGTITMEEALELFLLPKTLGSYEDEEVIVSNGRFGPYIKFGTMFVSLDKGENPMEVDLPRAEELIVAKQKADAPIYYYEELPVQKGVGRFGPFLKWNSIFINVSKKYDFDNLSDDDIIELIEVKKQKEIDKVIHNWEDVAIRVEKARWGRFNVIKGKIKIELPKTTDIEKLSKEEAVKMIDKKTPKKKVAKKKPAAKKKTTTKKTVEKK from the coding sequence ATGGCAAAGAACTTAGTAATTGTAGAGTCACCAGCAAAAGCAAAAACTATAGAAAAATTTCTTGGAAAAGATTTTCAAGTAGAATCTAGTTATGGGCATATTGCAGACCTACCTTCTAAAGAATTAGGAATAGATGTAGATGGAGATTTTAGTCCTAAATATATAGTCTCAGACGATAAAAAACCAGTAGTTAAGAAGTTAAGAGCTTTAGCTAAAAAAGCAGATACTGTTTGGTTAGCAAGTGATGAGGATCGAGAGGGTGAGGCAATTGCGTGGCATTTAAAAGAACAATTAGAGTTAAAAGATGAAAAAACAAAACGTATTGTTTTTCATGAAATTACAAAAAATGCCATTTTAAAAGCAGTCGAAAACCCCAGAGATATCGACTATAATATGGTAAATGCACAACAAGCACGTAGAGTTTTAGATAGACTTGTTGGGTATGAATTATCGCCCGTTTTATGGCGAAAAGTAAAAGGAGGTTTGTCTGCGGGTAGAGTACAATCTGTTGCAGTGCGTTTAATTGTAGAAAGAGAACGCAGCATTTTAGATTTTAACGCAGAAACTCATTATAAAGTAGTTGCTCAATTTTCAAATAACGAAGGAAAAACCTTTAAAGCAACTATTCCAAAGAATTTTGATACCAAAAAAACAGCAGAAAATTTCTTAAATTCTTGCGCAAATGCAGATTTTTCTATAGCAGATTTAACAAAGAAACCAGCAAAGAAATCTCCAGCAGCACCATTTACAACATCAACATTACAACAAGAAGCATCTAGAAAGTTAGGTTTTCCGGTTGGTAAGACAATGCAAGTTGCACAACGTTTGTATGAAGCCGGTTTAATAACCTACATGAGAACAGATAGTTTAAACTTATCTGTAGATGCAAGAAATGCAGCCGAAGAAGAAATTACTAATTATTACGGAGCAGAATATAGCAAGCAGCGTGTTTTTAAAACGAAAGCAAAAGGAGCTCAAGAAGCGCATGAGGCAATTCGTCCTACAAACATGAAAATGCATGCTATTGATACAGAATATGATCAAACGAGATTGTATGATTTAATATGGAAAAGAACCTTGGCTTCTCAAATGAGTGATGCACAATTAGAACGTACCAACGTGAAAATTGAGAACTCTGAGAATTCAAAAATCTTCACTGCAAATGGAGAGATGATAAGGTTTGAAGGTTTCTTAAAAGTATATTTAGAAGGAAACGATGATGATGAAGGCGAAGAGCAAGCAGGAATGTTGCCAAACTTAAAAGTGAAAGACAAATTGGATTACACTTTTATAAACGCAACACAACGTTTTACGAGTCCGCCATACAGATTTACAGAAGCATCTTTAGTAAAGCAGTTAGAAGAACTAGGTATTGGTAGACCATCTACATATGCACCAACAATCTCTACCGTTCAAAAAAGAGGATATGTAGAAAAAGGACAAAATGAAGGAATCGAAAGAGAATATCAACAATTAATTTTATCTAACGGAACTGTAAAAGGGGAAGCTTTAACAGAGAAGACAGGTTCAGATAAAAATAAATTAGTACCCACAGATATTGGGAATATTGTAAACGATTTCTTAGTAAACAATTTTTCAAATATTTTAGATTTTGGTTTTACAGCAAGAGTAGAAAGCTCTTTTGATGATATTTCTGAAGGAGATGCAGATTGGATAGAAATGATAAAAGGTTTCTATACGAAGTTTCATGACAACGTAGAAGATGTTAAGGAAAATGCAGAAAGAGAAAGCGGAGAACGTATTCTAGGAAAACATCCAGAATCTGGAAAAACTGTTTTAGTTCGTCTAGGTAAATTCGGTCCAATTGCACAAATAGGAGCGCCAGAAGATGAAGAAAAGGTGTTTGCTAGCTTAAATAAAGACCAAAATTTAGGAACTATAACAATGGAAGAGGCATTGGAATTGTTCTTGCTTCCGAAAACATTGGGTTCTTATGAAGATGAAGAAGTAATTGTTTCCAATGGTCGTTTTGGTCCATATATAAAATTCGGAACTATGTTCGTTTCTTTAGATAAAGGCGAAAACCCGATGGAAGTAGATTTACCAAGGGCAGAAGAATTAATTGTTGCGAAGCAAAAAGCAGATGCACCAATTTATTATTATGAAGAGTTGCCTGTGCAAAAAGGAGTTGGACGTTTTGGGCCTTTCTTAAAATGGAATTCTATATTTATCAACGTAAGTAAAAAATACGATTTTGATAACCTTTCTGATGATGATATTATTGAGTTAATTGAAGTTAAAAAACAGAAAGAAATAGATAAAGTT